The Alteribacter keqinensis DNA segment GCTGCCATAGGAAGATTTATAATATTTTCCGCAGGCTGCCACTCCAGGTGGCCTTCGGGAGATTCACTGAGAAGTTCACCACTGAAATTTTCAGCGTAAAACGTAAACAGCATCCACTCGTTAACGGTTTTCCCCTCTTCTTCCACAACGACCGTGAACACGCCTCTTAGTGTGGGTTCATGGAGGTCAATGCCTGTTTCCTCTTTAAATTCACGTACGGCACTTTCTTTTACGGATTCCCGTGGCTCCATCTTTCCGCCCGGTGCCACCCACCATCCGCGGCTGGGCTTTTGCAGCATTAACACCTGATCGCTTTTTTTATCATGTAAAATACAGTTGCTTACTCGTCTCATACGGTTCACCTCTGCTATGTCTGCTACATTTATATTCATAAAAAAAGATATTGACCTGTTTTGGAATGCTACTGTCCCTGCTCTGTATGTACTGCGGAACAGCTGGATTATCGGGACAGGATTGATTGATCACATTTTCACAATTAAGGATAGTGTGACAATCCGCTTCTCTTGATTAAATTATACTATATATTGCACACCGTAACCAATAGAACAGGAAAAAAGGATTGTTTATACAGGGGGGAATGGCGGTTGGTGAATGTAACAGGACTCGCTGATATGAAGGCAAAAAAAGGGGCACAGACTTCGATCGCCTGTGCCAAAATATATAAAAGGGGGTCAATTACTTATTCTTATATTACCCCCATTGTGTGACAGATCTGTTACAGGTTCGTTAAGACGGAATTACGATTTCTAAAACCTGGTGAACTCCCTTCAATAACAAGGAAAAGTCCCATGCCCAAACGAGACTTCCGCCTATGAAACAGGTTCGCCTCCCGAAGTAGTACAGCCCAAAGTCGAAAAAGTTCGGGGGTCAAAAGTTCGGGGGTCTGTCCCCGCACAATTGCTGGTGTTCTCTTGACATTTCTTGGACAGGTACCGGGGTTTTAGCCATGGCCAGGCTGTGGCTAATGAGGCGGCTGCCCGGTGTCGAAATACAGGGTATTCTCTTTAAATCGTCCAAAAGTCTGCATAAAACGTCCCGAACTCTGCATAAACACCAGAAAGTTCTCCAAAAAACAGCCTCAACTCTCCATAAATCCACAAAAGTTCTCCATAAATGTCCTCCCAGTCTTTTCAACGTCCCTTCTAAACCAAAAAAAACGGCTCATCACCCGATGAGCCGCCGCTTACACATTTAATTCTTCGCTTTTTCACTTTCAAGCTCTTCAATCAGACTTTCCACATAGTGCTGAACTGCCTGGGCTGCGATACTTCCGTCTCCTGTTGCTGTCACAATCTGACGGAGAGTTTTCTCACGAACGTCCCCGGCCGCATAAATCCCTGGAATTTTCGTTTCCATCTCATCATTTGTTTCCACATAGCCGTCTTCGTTCGTAATACCAAGATCCTTAAACGGCTCGTTGATTGGAAGCATACCGATATAGATGAATACACCATCCGTTTTAAACTCACGCTCAGAACCATCTTTCGTGCTGACGAGTGTAACACTCCCCACTTTACCATCTTTGTCGTTGATCTCTTTTACGACAGTGTCCCAGATAAAGTCAATTTTATCGTTGGCGAACGCACGGTCCTGGAGGATTTTCTGGGCACGGAGCTTATCACGTCGGTGAACAACCGTCACTTTACTGGCGAAACGGGTAAGATACACCGCTTCTTCCACTGCCGAGTCACCGCCGCCGACAACCACAAGCTCTTTATTTTTAAAGAAAGCACCGTCACAAACCGCGCAGTAGGATACACCGCGGCCGCTCAGCTCTTTTTCACCGTCAACGCCAAGAGCTTTATATTTCGCTCCTGTTGCAATAATAATCGCACGTGTTTTAATTTCACCGTTCCCTAACACGATGCGCTTGTATTCTTTACCGTCGATAATTTCTTTAACATCACCGTATTTATACTCAGCACCGAATTTTTTAGAGTGCTCAAACATTTTATTAGACAAGTCCGGACCAAGGATGCTGTCATATCCCGGGTAGTTTTCAACGTCTTCTGTATTGGCCATCTGTCCGCCCGGCATGCCGCGCTCGATCATAACCGTGGATAAGTTCGCACGGGACGTATATACAGCAGCTGTCATCCCAGCCGGTCCTGCTCCGATTATTACAACATCATAAATTTTTTCTTCAGTCACTTTGTCCACTCCCCTAATACGATAGGTTGATTTGTTCACATCTATATCCTATGAAAAAATAATCACGAAGTCCATTGTTCTGCTCACACGTTAGTGTTTGCCGATGATGAGGCATTATACCGCCTTCCACCCATCGAAAAAGAGGTTGACCCAAAAGGTTGTTTTTTTACCTTTTGGGTCAACCTCAAGCAATGAGTGGAGCCGCTGCCCTCTTTATAGAGCCCGGCAGGAGTGGTTTTTCTCCTGCCGGGCGAGTAGCGTGCGGAGCGCCATTGCCAATCTACCGAGACTTTTTGAGGCCCCGGCTTTGAACTATTCTTGTTCGGATTCAGGCATGCGGTAGTAGAACCAGGATCGCTCTGGCTTTGCGCCCTGAATCACCTTGTCCATACACCACTCCGCCAGCTTCTTTTGGTGGTGGTCAAACTGCGTGACCCGTTTCCAAAGCTGACGGGCACGCTCCTTATCTCCTGCCATCCAGGCTGTAAGAGCCATCTGATGATAAAAACGCGGACGCTTTGAAAAGGTATGGCGCTGATACAAGCGTTTGAACCAGTCATACGCCTCGTGGTAATCACCGAGGAAAAACCACGTTTTTGCCAGGTGATAGCCGTACCAGTCGTTCATCGGTCTCATAACTCTTAAACCAGAGGCCATCTGTTCCCAGGCAATATCTCCCGTTTCTTTCAGGAAAACAGCAGCGTTGCACTGGGCCAGGAAGTTTTTGTCCTCTTTCTGTAAAAGATCAGCGACAATATCGAGCGCCTGCTCTTTTTCACCTTGATAAAACATAGCTTCGGCCATGTAGGCATAAAGATCCCACTGCTTCGGCTCTTCCGATAAGGAAGTCGTCACTTCCCGTTCCGCTTCGTCAAACTGCCCACGGTCGAGAAGGTCTGCGGCTCTCTCAAGTCGGCTGTGAGCAAGCTGCTCTTCTGTTTCCTCAACATCATCGAGCTCTTCCTCATCGTCTTCAAGCATTTCAAGAAGCGTCGTCGCATCTTCAGCGAACTCTCCTTTAGGGTCCAGCTTCAGATACGTTTTCAAATGCTTCACGGCAATGTCGAAATCCCCTGCATGAGCAAGATTGTTGGCTAAAAAGAAATAGCATTCTGCCATGTTTTCATCAATCTCATTAATGACTTTTTCAAGGAGCTCGTTTGCTTCTTCAAAATGTCCTTTTTCCGACATGACAATGGCCATCTGACACAAAAATACAGGCTCCTCCGGCTCAAGGCGGAGCGCTCTCTTAATGTAATGTGCAGCCTGGTTTATATTACGGTTCTGATAGGCTTCGATACCTTTTTTATAGTAGTAGGCGCCGTCCTGTAAAAAAGGAATGACCTGCCCCTTCTTCTCATTTACATTTATGTTACGCACGAATTGTGCCCCCAATCACGGTCAAAAACTTCTATCTTCTTACAAATTACTGCAAAAAACACACTACAAGCAGTATAACACGCACCACATCCACAATTCCAGACCGTAATTTCTCACTTAAAACAAAATGAGGGGTCTGACCCTCTGTGATAAATTCACAGAGGGTCAGACCCCCGAACTTATGGTGTTTTATTTTTTCAGGTGCTGTTTGCCGAAGCGGTCCTCGAGGCGTTCCAGGATCAGGTCGAGTGGCAGCTTTTGTTCTTCCAGGAGAACCATCAGGTGGTAAAGAAGATCCGCCGTTTCCCAGGTGAGTTCCTCAGGCGAGCGGTTCTTGGAAGCGATGATGACTTCCGACGCTTCTTCTCCTACTTTCTTCAGAATTTTATCCACGCCTTCGTCAAATAAATACGTGGTGTAGGAGCCTTCGGGACGTTCTTCTTCCCGGCTCGCAATCGTCTTCTCCAGCTCTTCGAGAATGGCAAAGCGATCCCTTTTCCCTTCAGCTGAGCCGCCTTCACTTGAGACGAGGGTGTCCGAGAAACAGCTCACCGCCCCCGTATGGCACGCAGGTCCACGTGGTGTCACAAGTACGACCAGGGCATCCTGATCACAGTCAAACCGGATTTCCTCTATTGTCTGAGTGTTGCCTGAAGTGGCCCCTTTGTGCCAAAGCTCCTGGCGGGAGCGGCTGTAAAACCATGTCTCCCGGGTCTCCACGCTCTTTTGAAGCGACTCTTCGTTCATATACGCCACCGTGAGCACTTCTTTTGTCGAAGCATCCTGAACCACCGCAGGAATGAGTCCTTTATCATCAAACGTAAGGTCTTTGAGTGTGATTGTCATCGTATGTTCAGCCCCTTCTCTTTTAACCAGTCTTTCACTTCCGCTACACTCGTTTCTTTATAGTGGAAAATAGACGCAGCCAGTGCTGCATCAGCTTTCCCGGCCGTAAAGGCCTCATAAAAGTGCTCTTTCGAACCGGCACCGCCGGAAGCGATCACAGGAACGCTGACCGCCTCACTTACAGCAGCTGTGAGTGCAATGTGAAAACCTGACTTGGCTCCGTCCTGATCCATGCTCGTAAGAAGGATCTCACCGGCGCCCAGTTCCACTGCTCTTTTTGCCCATTCAACCGCATCCCAGTCAGTTGAGTTTCGGCCGCCGTGGGTAAACACGCGCCATGATCCCATCTCTTCATCCCAGCGGGCATCGATGGCAACGACGATACACTGGGAGCCAAAGTAATCGGCTCCTTCTGTAATCAGTTCCGGACGCAGTACAGCCGCAGTATTCAGACTCACCTTGTCCGCACCGGCACGGAGAACCCGTTTCATGTCAGCCAGGGCATTGATTCCGCCCCCCACCGTAAAGGGAATGGCCAGTTCTCCGGCCACCTTCTCAATCACATCCACCATCGTCTCCCGCCCTTCGTGAGAGGCGGAGATGTCGAGGAACACAAGCTCATCAGCCCCCTGCTCATCGTAAAAAGCAGCAAGCTCAACTGGATCGCCGGCGTCACGCAAATCAACGAACTGAACGCCTTTTACAACGCGCCCTTCTTTTACGTCGAGACACGGAATAATTCGTTTTGTAAGCATCAGTCTGCCACCTCCTCCAGCGCTTGCTTTAGTGTGAACCGTCCTTCATACAGCGCTTTTCCGACGATGGCCCCTTCGATTCCTTCGGAGGTACGGGCCTTCAAATCAGCCAGGTCCTTCAATCCGCTTACCCCGCCGGATGCCACAACGTTCTTTCCGGTCACGCTTCCCAGGTTGGCGATGGCATCCACATTCGGTCCGTTCAGCATGCCGTCCCGTGAAATGTCCGTCATCACAAACCATTTCGCTCCGTGACTCGCGAGCTCAAGGGCCAAGTCTTCTGCTTTTACCGTTGACGTTTCAAGCCACCCGTGAGTGGCAACGTAACCGTCACGGGCATCGATCCCGATTACGACACGGTCACCGCCATATGTACGAAGCATCTCCTGAACAAAGGCTGGATCGCTGATGGCCGAGCTTCCGAGAATGACCCGGTCAACCCCTTCATCCAAATAGGCCGCAGCCGCTTCAAGAGTACGGATTCCTCCGCCTACCTGAACACGTGCGTCCAGTTCTTTTGCCGCCCGGGTTACATGCCCATGGTTAACGGGAGCCCCTTCTTTTGCTCCGTCAAGATCAACCATGTGAATCCACTCTGCTCCTTCTTCCGCAAAGGTTTTCGCCATATCAAACGGGCTGTCGCCGTAAACCGTTTCCTTATCGTAATCTCCCTGAAGGAGACGGACACACTTGCCACCGCGCATATCAATGGCCGGATAAATAGTAAACATTACTTTCCCCCCTCTACCTGGTCGGCAAAATTACGAAGCATCGCTATTCCTACGGTACTGCTTTTTTCCGGGTGAAACTGTGTTCCCCACACATTGTCACGGGCTACCACAGCCGGAATCCGTTCATAGTAGTCCGCATAGGCAACGAGGTTGTCCGGGTCTGCCACATGAACAGCGTAGGAATGAACAAAATAGACATGCCCTTTAGGCACACCTGCGGTGACAGGGTGATCAGCTTTCGCATAATGAAGCTCATTCCACCCCATATGCGGCACTTTGTACCGCTCCCCTGTTGCTGACATGCCAGTAAGCTTCTCGACACGGCCAGGCAAAAGACCAAGTCCATTTGTCGAGCCGTTTTCTTCGCTTTTATCAAAAAGCAGCTGCATGCCAAGACAGATGCCCAACAGAGGCTTTCCTGACACTGCCCAGTCTTGGATAAACAAGATGAGACCGGCGTTTTCAAGTTCAGTTATACCGTCCCGAAACGAGCCTACACCGGGTAAAAGAAGGCCGTCTGCTTTTGAAAGTTCAGCTTCGTCTCCTGAAATAAAGTACGGATAGTCAAGGCGCTCAAGTGCTTTTGAAACACTGTGAAGATTCCCCATTCCGTAGTCGATAATGCCAATCATTATAAACGTCCTTTCGTTGACGGAACCCCTTTAACACGGGGATCGATCTGGGTTGCCTCGTCCAGTGCGCGGCCGAGGGCTTTAAAGACCGCTTCAATAATATGATGGGTATTTTCCCCGTACGGTACGTTCACATGGAGGTTCATCTGCGCTTCAAGAGCGAGCTTCCATAAAAATTCATGAACAAGCTCTGTATCAAACGTGCCCACCTTCTCACTCGGCAGATTCACTCTGTACTCAAGATGCGGGCGGTTACTCAGATCCACTGTCACCTGGGCAAGAGCTTCGTCCATCGGTACGAAGGCGTTTCCGTAGCGGCGGATCCCTTTTTTATCTCCGAGGGCCTCCTTCAGTGCTTCACCAAGAACAATCCCGATATCTTCAGTGGTGTGGTGATCGTCAATTTCTGTGTCCCCGTCAGCCTGAATGTTCAAGTCAAACAGTCCGTGACGGGTAAAAAGATCGAGCATATGTGTTAAAAACGGGACGCCTGTTTCAAGGGATGACTGGCCTTCACCGTCGATGTTTAAGGAAAGATTAATCTTCGTTTCATTAGTGTTGCGCTTTTTTGTAGCGAACCGGTTACTCGTTTTCGTTGTCATGTTCTTTCTCCTCCAAACGTTTTTCGACGGCGCGGGCGTGGGCTTCGAGTCCCTCGAGTCTGGCAAATGCCGCAATTTTCGCCCCGTGGCGCTGTGCCGAGGTTTTACTGTAGAACAAAATGCTGGATTTTTTTGTAAAGTCATCTACATTCAACGGACTGGAAAAGCGGGCAGTGCCGTTTGTAGGTAAAACGTGGTTGGGCCCGGCGAAATAATCACCCACAGGCTCCGAACTGTTTTCCCCAACGAAGATGGCTCCGGCGTGCCGGATCGCCCCCAGGAGTTCAAAGGGGGATTCGGTCTGCACTTCGAGGTGCTCCGGTGCCAGTTCGTTTACGGCATCGAGGGCTTCGTTCATGTCCCGGGTCACGTAGATGGCGCCGTAATCACGGATGGATGCTTCGGCGATGTCTTTTTTGGGCAGGGTTTCAAGCTGCTCGTACACTTCTTTGGCCACCTGTTCGGCCAGCGTAAGATCCGGTGTGACAAGAACGGCGGATGCCATCGGGTCGTGCTCGGCCTGGGATAGCATATCCGCTGCGATGTAGTCAGGGCGGGCGGTACTGTCGGCAAGAACGACGATTTCACTAGGGCCCGCGAACATGTCGATGTCGACTGTGCCATAGACGAGCTGCTTTGCAAGAGCCACATAGATGTTGCCGGGACCGACGATTTTATCTACGGGAGCGATCGTTTCCGTTCCGTATGCAAGAGCGGCTACTGCCTGGGCTCCGCCGACTTTGTAGATTTCCTTAACGCCCAGCTCACAGGCGGTAACGAGGACAACGTCGTTTAAGGTTCCGTCGGCCTGTGGCGGGGAAACCATGACGATTCGTTCAACGCCTGCGACCTGTGCAGGAAGTACGTTCATCAGAATTGTTGACGGGTAAGAGGCCCGGCCCCCCGGCACGTAGACGCCTACTGCGTCGAGGGGGGTGATTTTCTGGCCAAGAATTGTACCGTCTTCTTCCGTCGTCATCCATGATTGTCGTTGCTGACGTCCGTGAA contains these protein-coding regions:
- a CDS encoding tetratricopeptide repeat protein, translated to MRNINVNEKKGQVIPFLQDGAYYYKKGIEAYQNRNINQAAHYIKRALRLEPEEPVFLCQMAIVMSEKGHFEEANELLEKVINEIDENMAECYFFLANNLAHAGDFDIAVKHLKTYLKLDPKGEFAEDATTLLEMLEDDEEELDDVEETEEQLAHSRLERAADLLDRGQFDEAEREVTTSLSEEPKQWDLYAYMAEAMFYQGEKEQALDIVADLLQKEDKNFLAQCNAAVFLKETGDIAWEQMASGLRVMRPMNDWYGYHLAKTWFFLGDYHEAYDWFKRLYQRHTFSKRPRFYHQMALTAWMAGDKERARQLWKRVTQFDHHQKKLAEWCMDKVIQGAKPERSWFYYRMPESEQE
- the trxB gene encoding thioredoxin-disulfide reductase; the protein is MDKVTEEKIYDVVIIGAGPAGMTAAVYTSRANLSTVMIERGMPGGQMANTEDVENYPGYDSILGPDLSNKMFEHSKKFGAEYKYGDVKEIIDGKEYKRIVLGNGEIKTRAIIIATGAKYKALGVDGEKELSGRGVSYCAVCDGAFFKNKELVVVGGGDSAVEEAVYLTRFASKVTVVHRRDKLRAQKILQDRAFANDKIDFIWDTVVKEINDKDGKVGSVTLVSTKDGSEREFKTDGVFIYIGMLPINEPFKDLGITNEDGYVETNDEMETKIPGIYAAGDVREKTLRQIVTATGDGSIAAQAVQHYVESLIEELESEKAKN
- the hisF gene encoding imidazole glycerol phosphate synthase subunit HisF, with the protein product MLTKRIIPCLDVKEGRVVKGVQFVDLRDAGDPVELAAFYDEQGADELVFLDISASHEGRETMVDVIEKVAGELAIPFTVGGGINALADMKRVLRAGADKVSLNTAAVLRPELITEGADYFGSQCIVVAIDARWDEEMGSWRVFTHGGRNSTDWDAVEWAKRAVELGAGEILLTSMDQDGAKSGFHIALTAAVSEAVSVPVIASGGAGSKEHFYEAFTAGKADAALAASIFHYKETSVAEVKDWLKEKGLNIR
- a CDS encoding NUDIX hydrolase; amino-acid sequence: MRRVSNCILHDKKSDQVLMLQKPSRGWWVAPGGKMEPRESVKESAVREFKEETGIDLHEPTLRGVFTVVVEEEGKTVNEWMLFTFYAENFSGELLSESPEGHLEWQPAENIINLPMAAGDHHFFKHILSRDGLIYGTFVYSIDYKLLSYSLDAE
- the hisIE gene encoding bifunctional phosphoribosyl-AMP cyclohydrolase/phosphoribosyl-ATP diphosphatase HisIE, coding for MTITLKDLTFDDKGLIPAVVQDASTKEVLTVAYMNEESLQKSVETRETWFYSRSRQELWHKGATSGNTQTIEEIRFDCDQDALVVLVTPRGPACHTGAVSCFSDTLVSSEGGSAEGKRDRFAILEELEKTIASREEERPEGSYTTYLFDEGVDKILKKVGEEASEVIIASKNRSPEELTWETADLLYHLMVLLEEQKLPLDLILERLEDRFGKQHLKK
- the hisD gene encoding histidinol dehydrogenase, with translation MNITEYSKDVSIKRTVDQGTSEQRKAVEGIISRVRREKDTALAELTEQFDGARLDTLKVSQSEMDAAYKNVDDETLAILREAKENITRFHGRQQRQSWMTTEEDGTILGQKITPLDAVGVYVPGGRASYPSTILMNVLPAQVAGVERIVMVSPPQADGTLNDVVLVTACELGVKEIYKVGGAQAVAALAYGTETIAPVDKIVGPGNIYVALAKQLVYGTVDIDMFAGPSEIVVLADSTARPDYIAADMLSQAEHDPMASAVLVTPDLTLAEQVAKEVYEQLETLPKKDIAEASIRDYGAIYVTRDMNEALDAVNELAPEHLEVQTESPFELLGAIRHAGAIFVGENSSEPVGDYFAGPNHVLPTNGTARFSSPLNVDDFTKKSSILFYSKTSAQRHGAKIAAFARLEGLEAHARAVEKRLEEKEHDNENE
- the hisB gene encoding imidazoleglycerol-phosphate dehydratase HisB — encoded protein: MTTKTSNRFATKKRNTNETKINLSLNIDGEGQSSLETGVPFLTHMLDLFTRHGLFDLNIQADGDTEIDDHHTTEDIGIVLGEALKEALGDKKGIRRYGNAFVPMDEALAQVTVDLSNRPHLEYRVNLPSEKVGTFDTELVHEFLWKLALEAQMNLHVNVPYGENTHHIIEAVFKALGRALDEATQIDPRVKGVPSTKGRL
- the hisA gene encoding 1-(5-phosphoribosyl)-5-[(5-phosphoribosylamino)methylideneamino]imidazole-4-carboxamide isomerase, with amino-acid sequence MFTIYPAIDMRGGKCVRLLQGDYDKETVYGDSPFDMAKTFAEEGAEWIHMVDLDGAKEGAPVNHGHVTRAAKELDARVQVGGGIRTLEAAAAYLDEGVDRVILGSSAISDPAFVQEMLRTYGGDRVVIGIDARDGYVATHGWLETSTVKAEDLALELASHGAKWFVMTDISRDGMLNGPNVDAIANLGSVTGKNVVASGGVSGLKDLADLKARTSEGIEGAIVGKALYEGRFTLKQALEEVAD
- the hisH gene encoding imidazole glycerol phosphate synthase subunit HisH gives rise to the protein MIGIIDYGMGNLHSVSKALERLDYPYFISGDEAELSKADGLLLPGVGSFRDGITELENAGLILFIQDWAVSGKPLLGICLGMQLLFDKSEENGSTNGLGLLPGRVEKLTGMSATGERYKVPHMGWNELHYAKADHPVTAGVPKGHVYFVHSYAVHVADPDNLVAYADYYERIPAVVARDNVWGTQFHPEKSSTVGIAMLRNFADQVEGGK